A genomic window from Pseudomonas argentinensis includes:
- a CDS encoding DUF805 domain-containing protein has translation MSQLRYKIVFDGSLMPGTSLDEVKANLASLFKSDRARIDTLFGRGPVAIKRDLEEAQAEQYLNVLQRAGARARKEPDLAAALSLVETDEEKAANVEPAAQPQTSMTCPKCGHQQFTAAECSACGVIIEKYLARQAAAPEGMQPRPSSTAAAQPQTPYSPPKADIDPHAGQVGQLKINSFKGRIGRMRYLAWSLALLFIFVAIMAGISAITVVAETLGSILMVGAVIGMLVISAQIGVQRLHDMGWSGWLWLLNVVPIISSVFWIVMLVVPGPAGSNRYGPPPPPNSLGVNLVAGIFLILLIGGLLMMFLSGFAMLAIFGGLFGELLSGS, from the coding sequence ATGAGCCAGCTCCGCTACAAGATCGTCTTCGATGGCAGCCTGATGCCTGGCACTTCGCTGGACGAGGTCAAGGCCAACCTGGCCAGCCTGTTCAAAAGCGATCGCGCACGTATCGACACCCTGTTTGGCCGCGGCCCGGTGGCCATCAAGCGCGACCTGGAAGAAGCCCAGGCCGAGCAATACCTGAACGTGCTGCAACGTGCCGGCGCCCGCGCCCGCAAGGAGCCGGACCTGGCCGCGGCGCTGAGCCTCGTGGAAACGGATGAAGAAAAAGCCGCCAATGTGGAGCCAGCGGCACAGCCGCAGACGTCCATGACCTGCCCCAAATGCGGCCACCAGCAGTTCACGGCTGCCGAGTGCTCGGCCTGTGGTGTGATCATCGAGAAGTATCTGGCTCGCCAGGCAGCAGCGCCAGAGGGCATGCAACCTCGTCCCAGCTCGACTGCCGCCGCTCAGCCGCAGACGCCCTACTCGCCACCCAAGGCGGATATCGACCCGCATGCCGGCCAGGTTGGCCAGTTGAAGATCAACTCGTTCAAGGGTCGTATCGGCAGGATGCGTTACCTGGCCTGGTCGTTGGCGTTGCTGTTCATCTTCGTCGCCATCATGGCCGGTATCTCGGCCATCACGGTGGTCGCCGAAACCCTCGGCAGCATCCTGATGGTCGGCGCGGTGATCGGCATGCTGGTGATCAGCGCGCAGATCGGCGTGCAGCGCCTGCATGACATGGGCTGGTCCGGCTGGTTGTGGCTGCTCAACGTGGTGCCAATCATCAGCAGCGTATTCTGGATCGTCATGCTGGTGGTGCCGGGCCCCGCTGGCAGCAACCGCTACGGCCCGCCACCGCCGCCCAACAGCCTCGGCGTGAACCTGGTGGCGGGGATCTTCCTGATCCTGCTGATCGGCGGCCTGCTGATGATGTTCCTCAGTGGCTTTGCCATGCTGGCGATCTTCGGCGGCCTGTTCGGCGAACTGTTGAGCGGCAGCTGA
- a CDS encoding SDR family NAD(P)-dependent oxidoreductase: MSRYALVTGASSGIGLALAEALARRGRNLILVARKRDALESIAYELTQRFSVDVLFRVCDLSEPLQLSGLLHELEQNGQVIELLVNNAGLGSGGAFVAQDWRREQQLLEVNVLALARLCHAIGTVMAARGHGQILNIASVAAFQPGPWMSSYYASKAYVLHFSEGLREELRPHGVKVSVLCPGPTHSAFFRNAQLDTTALERGKLMLSAEEVALIAVRGLERNRAIIVPGWRNRLLTMAPRLFPRWLVRRISARINRRFGRP, translated from the coding sequence ATGTCACGTTATGCCCTGGTCACGGGTGCCTCGAGCGGCATCGGCCTTGCGTTGGCCGAAGCGCTGGCCCGTCGCGGGCGTAACCTGATCCTCGTGGCACGCAAACGCGACGCGCTGGAAAGCATCGCTTATGAGCTGACCCAGCGCTTTTCCGTGGACGTGCTGTTTCGGGTCTGCGACCTCAGCGAACCGCTGCAGCTTTCCGGTCTATTGCATGAGCTGGAGCAGAACGGCCAGGTCATCGAGCTGCTGGTGAACAATGCGGGGCTGGGCAGTGGTGGCGCATTCGTCGCCCAGGACTGGCGCCGTGAGCAGCAACTGCTGGAAGTCAACGTGCTGGCCCTGGCGCGCCTGTGCCACGCCATCGGCACGGTCATGGCTGCCCGCGGCCACGGGCAGATTCTTAATATCGCCTCGGTCGCCGCGTTCCAGCCCGGCCCCTGGATGAGCAGCTACTACGCCAGCAAGGCCTACGTGCTGCACTTCTCCGAAGGGCTGCGCGAGGAACTGCGCCCCCATGGGGTCAAGGTCTCGGTGCTCTGCCCCGGCCCGACCCACAGCGCCTTCTTCCGCAATGCGCAGCTAGATACCACGGCGCTCGAACGCGGCAAGCTGATGCTGAGCGCCGAAGAGGTGGCACTGATCGCCGTGCGCGGCCTGGAGCGTAACCGCGCGATCATCGTGCCCGGTTGGCGCAATCGCCTGCTGACGATGGCGCCCCGGCTGTTTCCGCGCTGGCTGGTGCGGCGAATCTCGGCGCGCATCAATCGCCGCTTCGGCCGCCCCTGA